One genomic segment of Calonectris borealis chromosome 18, bCalBor7.hap1.2, whole genome shotgun sequence includes these proteins:
- the SFI1 gene encoding protein SFI1 homolog isoform X7 has translation MPATRKEEQILCCRVSCISWAVWRRRHYQNCAGHKMSVLALQHWAQSLQFRAWLQWRELYLYSQNDKQKQTRAVTHHQRWELKRCMEVWLGYLNLRRAKKLQNELAQEHHRSRIVQQCFSDWRVSWECRRRMHAHRKDIEKLAARIALRRVFAHWKHYVVLCVEESRQCELAEKHYKHHLLKLGFKGLWQNVMNTHLQQMRKNLSYSQHQLTVLQKFWNCWKSRMEEKEEEQQQALTSVAHARYRRVLMRQVFDTWLLKACKQQEYQMGEKRAVLHFERQLLHCFWCFWRRRTAARLEEQKGLVLARDHYSNVLLLKAFCLWKQNTQERKTERLKETQALRFHYSKCLQQTWNKWREYVGHQREKWRKLVQADIRYRHTLLGKTLAAWKSYQHNIQCILYQVAEKEKQHTRLLLRQLLCMWRENALALIHDAKATTRANEHYRRAILSKVLLQWRYTASLQLYYRQQKMTAVMEARKHLDIVHLQTLFLHWKELTRESLMLRCQQHRAVQHHQQHLLQKYLVRWKKYHQQCLGKMLLQRQGDQLMTHRLCSASFSCWKTQLLQQRWEKRKTVQALWHWSLSLQRKVFDAWVRFAKGQQQKKDRVEKASGVYHTTVLREGVTPVFRYTVGMKQLGGQLQAQRQLKAAYNLHQSVYRCAMLWKQKALSEKLNKPCSFLAPLKKQVTFKMPDVSPETRGHSAEEEPWPSKCSHLPFHLADGHSILSDLSEAPFQQTSVNRCSAQTGNLTQTPQIEEGTRERLCQMGNISHSYPSLSHAALPSVPLWTHDVCRAAQRPELWSPSFFMPQMKAGAERRGGQPVSGHKGAHSQDSQQGSVEKLRPNLQPHLLSPEYSGKWNHQTAAEGEEREHSSREEMVLQRKLEVDLQHIQQQMQYYFSRKQELKSCQQQAQILQKWLEMSMQPEDQDGVQGVQEELHQLQVRINALTKAQLKERHHVQNLVARLRDIQIALDI, from the exons ATGCCAGCAACAAGGAAAGAGGAACAAATACTATGTTGCAGAGTCTCATG CATATCATGGGCAGTGTGGAGAAGACGACACTACCAGAACTGCGCTGGACATAAAATGAGTGTTTTGGCTCTGCAGCATTGGGCCCAGAGCCTGCAATTTCGA GCTTGGTTGCAGTGGCGAGAGCTGTATTTATACAGCCAGAATGACAAGCAGAAGCAGACTAGGGCAGTAACTCACCATCAGCGCTGGGAGTTGAAGAGATGCATGGAAGTGTGGCTGGGATACTTAAACCTCCGCAGAGCAAAGAAACTTCAGAATG aGCTGGCCCAAGAGCATCACCGAAGCAGGATAGTCCAGCAGTGTTTCTCTGATTGGCGGGTGTCATGGGAGTGCAGGAGAAGGATGCATGCTCACCGAAAGGACATTGAAAAACTAGCAGCAAGGATTGCCTTACGGAGAGTCTTTGCACACTGGAAGCATT ATGTTGTACTGTGTGTGGAAGAGAGTCGGCAGTGTGAGCTGGCTGAAAAACACTACAAGCATCATCTGTTG AAACTTGGGTTTAAGGGTCTTTGGCAGAATGTCATGAACACTCATCTtcagcaaatgagaaaaaatcTGTCATACAGTCAGCATCAACTTACA gtgCTGCAGAAGTTCTGGAACTGTTGGAAGTCCCGcatggaagagaaggaggaagaacagcagcaggCCTTAACATCAGTGGCTCATGCCCGTTATAG GAGGGTGTTGATGAGACAGGTATTTGACACGTGGTTGCTGAAGGCGTGCAAGCAGCAAGAATACCAAATGGGGGAGAAGAGG GCTGTACTTCATTTTGAAAGGCAACTATTGCATTGTTTCTGGTGCTTCTGGCGTAGAAGAACAGCTGCCCGTTTGGAAGAGCAAAAGGGCTTGGTTCTTGCAAGAGATCACTACAGTAACGTGCTGCTGCTAAAGGCTTTCTGTCTGTGGAAGCAAAATActcaggagagaaaaacaga GAGGCTCAAGGAGACACAAGCCTTAAGATTTCACTATTCAAAGTGTCTGCAGCAGACTTGGAACAAGTGGAGGGAG TATGTGGGACATCAGCGTGAGAAATGGAGGAAGTTGGTGCAAGCAGACATACGCTATCGGCACACGTTACTGGGCAAGACCTTGGCAGCCTGGAAG AGTTACCAACACAACATACAGTGCATTCTATACCAAGTAGCTGAAAAGGAGAAACAGCACACTAGACTACTGCTGCG ACAGCTTCTGTGTATGTGGAGAGAAAATGCCCTTGCTCTTATACATGATGCTAAGGCAACTACTCGGGCAAATGAGCACTACAGGAGAGCGATCCTGTCAAAG GTGTTGCTACAGTGGAGATACACTGCCTCACTACAATTGTATTACCGTCAGCAGAAGATGACAGCTGTGATGGAGGCCAGAAAACATTTGGATATAG TGCATTTACAGACCCTGTTTCTTCACTGGAAGGAATTAACCAGGGAGTCTCTGATGCTGAGGTGTCAGCAGCATAGGGCAGTacagcaccaccagcagcacctACTCCAGAAGTACCTGGTGAGATGGAAGAAATATCATCAGCAATGCCTTGGGAAAATG CTACTGCAGAGACAGGGAGATCAGCTAATGACTCATAGACTttgctctgcttccttctcttgcTGGAAGACACAG cTGTTGCAGCAGCGATGGGAAAAGCGGAAGACAGTGCAAGCGTTGTGGCATTGGTCCCTTTCATTGCAGAGGAAG GTATTTGATGCTTGGGTCAGATTTGCCAAGGGgcaacagcagaagaaagatcGTGTTGAAAAAGCCTCAGGAGTTTACCACACTACTGTTCTGAGAGAAGGTGTAACTCCAGTGTTCAGATACACCGTTGGCATGAAACAGCTGGGGGGACAGCTCCAAGCCCAGCGCCAGCTGAAG GCAGCCTATAACCTTCACCAGTCAGTGTATCGCTGTGCCATGCTGTGGAAACAGAAGGCGCTCTCTGAGAAATTAAATAAGCCTTGTTCTTTTCTGGCACCTCTGAAGAAGCAAGTGACATTTAAAATGCCTGATGTTAGCCCTGAGACAAGAGGACATTCAGCAGAGGAAGAGCCATGGCCTTCAAAATGCAGTCATCTACCCTTTCACCTTGCTGATGGGCACTCAATTCTCAGTGATCT ATCAGAGGCACCCTTTCAGCAAACATCTGTGAACAGATGTTCTGCGCAGACTGGGAACTTAACGCAAACACCTCAAATAGAAGAAGGTACCCGTGAACGACTATGTCAAATGGGCAATATCAGTCATTCCTATCCCTCTCTCTCACATGCTGCTCTCCCGTCTGTACCACTGTGGACACATGATGTGTGCCGTGCTGCTCAGAGGCCAGAGCTATGGTCTCCTTCATTTTTCATGCCCCAAATGAAAGCTGGAGCAGAAAGG AGAGGCGGTCAGCCTGTGAGTGGTCACAAAGGAGCCCATTCCCAAGACTCTCAACAGGGCTCTGTGGAGAAGTTGCGACCAAACTTGCAGCCACATTTGCTGTCACCTGAATACTCAGGAAAATGGAATCACCAAACTGCAG ctgaaggggaagaaagggagcaCAGTTCCAGAGAAGAAATGGTGTTACAGAGAAAGCTGGAAGTTGATCTACAACACATTCAACAGCAAATGCAGTACTACTTCAGCAGGAAACAAGAACTCAA GTCCTGTCAGCAGCAGGCGCAGATTCTACAGAAGTGGCTAGAAATGAGCATGCAACCAGAGGACCAAGATGGTGTACAAGGAGTTCAGGAAGAATTACATCAG TTGCAGGTGAGGATCAACGCTCTCACCAAAGCACAACTAAAAGAG